A stretch of the Sulfurimonas sp. HSL3-1 genome encodes the following:
- the purB gene encoding adenylosuccinate lyase translates to MVERYAREEMASKWTMQAKYQAWLDVEKAVVKAWNRLGLIPDDDAKKIVENAGFDVERIDEIEKVTRHDLIAFTTSVSETLGDESRWFHYGMTSSDTIDTAVALQMKDSLALIIEDVKMLMESIKKRAEEHKMTLMVGRSHGIHGEPITFGLVLAVWYDEMHRHLKNLEETMEVISVGQVSGAMGNFAHAPLELEEYTCEELGLQPAPASNQVIQRDRYARLATSLALMASSIEKFAVQVRHWQRTEVYEVEEFFAKGQKGSSAMPHKRNPILTENITGLARMIRAYSIPAMENVSLWHERDISHSSTERFWLPDAFITSDFMLHRMNNVIANMVVYPENMMKNLNLTGGLVFSQRVLLELPKQGVSREDAYRIVQRNAMKVWEGLQQGRPALNEKGESLYLQYLLGDEELRASLDEGQIRECFNYDYYTKNVDKIFARVFSK, encoded by the coding sequence ATGGTAGAACGCTATGCCAGAGAAGAGATGGCATCCAAATGGACGATGCAGGCAAAATATCAGGCCTGGCTCGATGTCGAAAAAGCGGTTGTCAAAGCCTGGAACAGACTGGGGCTCATCCCCGATGATGATGCAAAAAAAATTGTAGAGAACGCCGGCTTCGACGTCGAGCGCATCGATGAGATCGAGAAGGTGACGCGCCACGACCTGATTGCCTTCACGACCTCCGTTTCGGAGACACTCGGCGACGAGAGCCGCTGGTTCCACTACGGCATGACCTCCTCCGATACGATCGACACGGCCGTTGCCCTGCAGATGAAAGACTCCCTTGCCCTGATCATCGAAGATGTCAAAATGCTTATGGAATCCATCAAGAAACGCGCGGAAGAGCACAAGATGACCCTGATGGTCGGACGCTCCCACGGCATCCACGGCGAACCGATCACCTTCGGTCTCGTACTGGCCGTCTGGTACGACGAGATGCACCGCCATCTCAAGAACCTGGAGGAGACCATGGAGGTCATCTCCGTCGGTCAGGTCTCCGGCGCGATGGGCAACTTCGCCCACGCCCCGCTGGAGCTCGAGGAGTACACCTGCGAAGAGCTCGGCCTTCAACCGGCCCCCGCGTCCAACCAGGTCATCCAGCGCGACCGCTATGCACGCCTGGCGACCTCCCTCGCCCTGATGGCGAGCAGCATCGAGAAGTTCGCCGTCCAGGTACGCCACTGGCAGCGCACGGAAGTCTACGAAGTCGAAGAGTTCTTCGCCAAAGGGCAGAAAGGCTCCTCCGCCATGCCGCACAAGCGCAACCCTATTCTCACGGAGAACATCACCGGTCTGGCACGCATGATCCGCGCCTACTCCATCCCGGCGATGGAGAACGTCTCGCTGTGGCACGAACGCGACATCTCCCACAGCTCCACGGAGCGCTTCTGGCTGCCGGACGCCTTCATCACCTCGGACTTCATGCTCCACCGCATGAATAACGTCATCGCTAACATGGTCGTTTATCCGGAGAACATGATGAAGAACCTCAACCTCACGGGCGGCCTCGTCTTCTCCCAGCGCGTTCTGCTCGAGCTTCCCAAACAGGGCGTGAGCCGCGAAGATGCCTACCGCATCGTCCAGCGCAACGCCATGAAGGTGTGGGAAGGACTGCAGCAGGGCAGACCGGCGCTGAACGAAAAGGGCGAGAGCCTCTATCTGCAGTACCTGCTCGGCGACGAAGAGCTCAGAGCGAGTCTGGACGAGGGACAAATTCGCGAATGTTTTAACTACGATTACTATACGAAAAACGTGGATAAAATTTTTGCAAGGGTCTTTAGCAAATAA
- a CDS encoding ribonucleoside-diphosphate reductase subunit alpha, with protein MVTIIKRNGRREPLDITKIQKYTSAAVTGLTNVSQSELEVDAQIQFRDGTTSREIQETLIKTAVDKIDIDAPNWTFVAARLFLFDLYHRVNGFTGYCKLEKYFEKGEKEGRILLGLRNKYDLDDLDAYIDPDRDLQFTYLGIRTLYDRYLIKDRSGDPIELPQHMFMAVSMFLAQNEENPQEWAKKFYDMISKFEVMMATPTLSNARTTRHQLSSCYIGSTPDNIEGIFDSYKEMALLSKFGGGIGWDWTQVRSMGSYIDGHKNAAGGTVPFLKITNDIAIAVDQLGTRKGAIAVYLEPWHMDIIDFLDLKKNSGEERRRAHDLFPALWINDLFMKRVQEDGIWTTFDPLECKELSEVHGEAFEKRYLELEQDESVLKERHKAKDLWKRILTSYFETGSPFLCFKDNANKANPNDHYGIIRSSNLCTEIFQNTQPNHYLIKLKFENGECLTYEEEELVKVDSGIEKPAKKVTALDSIGGQQIYIVEKEKVDGATAVCNLASVNLSRVNTKEDIDRIVPIAVRALDNVIDLNFYPLEKVKRTNARSRSIGLGVMGEAQMLAEAGVSWGSQEHFDKIDEVMEAVSYNAIKASSNLSVEKGSYPEFEGSKWSRGILPMDHANAEVLNLVDRGGLFASAYDWESLRETVKTQGMRNGYLMAIAPTSSISILTGTTQTIEPVYKRKWYEENLSGLIPVCAPNLSPDTWSFYTPAYDLDQTILVKAASIRQKWIDQGQSLNIFITLDKASGKYLNEIYMLAWRLGIKSTYYLRSQSPEATNDVEDRSMECVGCQ; from the coding sequence ATGGTCACGATCATCAAACGAAACGGACGCAGAGAACCGCTCGATATTACAAAAATCCAGAAGTATACTTCCGCAGCTGTCACCGGGCTCACCAACGTGAGCCAGAGCGAACTCGAAGTCGATGCGCAGATCCAGTTCCGTGACGGTACCACGTCCCGGGAGATTCAGGAGACCCTGATCAAAACCGCTGTCGACAAGATCGATATCGACGCACCAAACTGGACGTTTGTCGCCGCACGCCTGTTTCTGTTCGACCTTTACCACCGTGTGAACGGTTTTACCGGTTACTGCAAACTGGAAAAGTATTTTGAAAAAGGGGAAAAAGAGGGTCGCATCCTGTTAGGCCTGCGTAACAAGTACGACCTCGACGACCTCGATGCCTATATCGACCCCGACCGCGACCTGCAGTTCACCTACCTCGGTATCCGCACCCTCTACGACCGCTACCTGATCAAAGACCGCAGCGGCGACCCGATCGAGCTGCCGCAGCATATGTTCATGGCTGTCTCGATGTTCCTCGCACAGAACGAGGAGAACCCGCAGGAGTGGGCGAAAAAGTTCTATGACATGATCTCCAAGTTCGAAGTCATGATGGCGACGCCTACCCTCTCTAACGCGCGGACGACTCGCCACCAGCTCAGCTCCTGTTATATCGGTTCGACACCGGATAACATTGAAGGGATCTTCGACAGTTACAAAGAGATGGCCCTGCTCTCCAAATTCGGCGGCGGGATCGGCTGGGACTGGACCCAGGTCCGCTCTATGGGTTCGTATATCGACGGCCACAAGAATGCCGCCGGCGGTACCGTACCGTTTTTGAAGATCACCAACGACATCGCCATCGCCGTCGACCAGCTCGGCACCCGCAAAGGGGCCATTGCCGTCTACTTGGAACCATGGCACATGGATATTATCGATTTCCTCGATCTGAAGAAAAACTCCGGCGAGGAGCGCCGCCGCGCCCACGACCTCTTCCCCGCGCTCTGGATCAACGACCTCTTTATGAAGCGTGTCCAGGAGGACGGCATCTGGACGACCTTTGATCCCCTTGAATGCAAAGAGCTCTCCGAAGTCCACGGCGAAGCGTTTGAAAAGCGTTATCTTGAGCTCGAACAGGATGAGAGTGTCCTCAAAGAGCGCCACAAGGCAAAGGACCTCTGGAAACGGATCCTCACAAGTTACTTCGAAACCGGTAGCCCCTTCCTCTGCTTCAAGGACAACGCTAACAAAGCTAACCCGAACGATCACTACGGCATCATCCGCAGCTCGAACCTCTGTACGGAGATCTTCCAGAACACCCAGCCGAACCACTACCTGATCAAACTCAAGTTTGAAAACGGTGAGTGCCTCACCTACGAAGAGGAGGAGCTTGTCAAAGTCGACAGCGGGATCGAGAAACCGGCCAAGAAGGTCACCGCCCTCGACAGCATCGGCGGACAGCAGATCTATATTGTCGAAAAAGAGAAGGTCGACGGCGCGACGGCGGTGTGCAACCTTGCCTCCGTCAACCTCTCCCGCGTCAACACCAAAGAGGACATCGACCGCATCGTCCCGATCGCCGTACGCGCACTCGATAACGTTATCGACCTCAACTTCTACCCGCTGGAGAAGGTCAAACGCACTAACGCACGCAGCCGTTCCATCGGCCTGGGCGTTATGGGCGAAGCGCAAATGCTCGCCGAAGCGGGAGTGAGCTGGGGCAGCCAGGAGCACTTCGACAAGATCGACGAGGTGATGGAAGCTGTCAGCTATAACGCCATCAAGGCGTCATCAAACCTCTCTGTAGAAAAGGGAAGCTACCCTGAATTCGAGGGTTCCAAGTGGAGCCGCGGCATCCTGCCGATGGACCACGCCAACGCCGAAGTCCTCAACCTCGTCGACCGCGGCGGGCTCTTTGCCTCCGCCTACGACTGGGAGAGCCTGCGCGAAACGGTCAAAACACAGGGGATGCGCAACGGTTACCTGATGGCGATCGCTCCCACTTCCTCCATCTCCATCCTCACGGGTACGACGCAGACGATCGAGCCGGTCTACAAACGCAAATGGTACGAAGAGAACCTCTCCGGCCTCATCCCGGTCTGCGCCCCGAATCTGAGTCCGGATACCTGGTCCTTCTACACGCCGGCGTATGACCTCGACCAGACGATCCTCGTCAAAGCGGCCTCTATTCGCCAGAAGTGGATCGACCAGGGGCAGAGCCTCAACATCTTCATTACCCTCGACAAAGCCAGCGGGAAGTACCTCAACGAGATCTACATGCTCGCCTGGCGCCTGGGGATCAAATCGACCTACTACCTGCGTTCACAGTCGCCGGAAGCGACGAACGACGTCGAAGACCGCTCCATGGAATGCGTGGGCTGTCAGTGA
- a CDS encoding low molecular weight protein-tyrosine-phosphatase, with product MRSILFVCLGNICRSPLAEAILRSQAEAKGMALRIDSAGTGSWHIGEPPCDHSVRVAKAHGLDIAAYRARQVCPGDADAFDVIVALDAKNVADLKRMGMANVYKLGDFGYGGEDVPDPYFFPGFEGFEKVFTMIETCCTTLMTRLATGLE from the coding sequence GTGCGTTCGATCCTGTTTGTCTGTCTCGGCAACATCTGCCGCTCTCCGCTGGCCGAGGCGATCCTGCGCTCGCAGGCGGAAGCAAAGGGCATGGCACTGCGGATCGATTCCGCGGGCACGGGTTCCTGGCATATCGGCGAACCCCCCTGCGACCACTCGGTCCGGGTGGCGAAAGCGCATGGCTTGGACATCGCCGCGTACCGCGCTCGCCAGGTGTGTCCGGGCGATGCGGACGCTTTTGACGTTATCGTCGCTCTGGATGCGAAGAACGTCGCCGATCTCAAACGCATGGGGATGGCTAACGTCTACAAACTGGGCGATTTCGGTTACGGCGGCGAAGACGTGCCGGACCCCTATTTCTTTCCCGGCTTCGAAGGGTTCGAAAAAGTCTTTACGATGATCGAAACCTGCTGCACGACCCTTATGACCCGTCTTGCAACAGGATTAGAGTGA